A window from Culex pipiens pallens isolate TS chromosome 3, TS_CPP_V2, whole genome shotgun sequence encodes these proteins:
- the LOC120418924 gene encoding uncharacterized protein LOC120418924, with protein MSKPVRLASFCRLCLVKSNASKVSIFEDQSGSVLDLLKLIELEINATEEPNAVICFECVVTLEGFQQFKEQCHTNDEFLKTVPPAGEGEEEEEDAASCASSELSCHFLEDDPIGVEEEGDDDGVGLEILNADSEPEEGLVLDEEEVCDEPKAKKAKVALKKSVPKLDLEEIDRQCKEHNIKVHRKVEGPTLDDLQVLKDSYPDYFYFEKGTQARYYKLVFYGERFHVSNFTERYTYWMCMHRKKRNCPAQICVRNDYGEFERRHEHNHGELKEKEGKAFTPRQALPELFEICRSRVLHKTAMRRKKILERKLKELEEGPDTDEEVNSKPAAGLKRVLRQSGVMDGLEESDDGESDEWNE; from the exons atgagCAAACCGGTCCGGCTGGCATCCTTCTGCCGTCTTTGCTTAGTTAAATCCAATGCCTCAAAAGTGTCCATCTTCGAGGACCAAAGCGGTTCCGTGCTGGATCTGCTCAAGCTGATCGAACTCGAG ATCAACGCCACCGAAGAGCCCAACGCCGTAATTTGCTTCGAGTGCGTCGTTACGCTCGAAGGCTTCCAGCAGTTCAAGGAGCAGTGCCACACGAACGACGAATTCCTGAAGACGGTTCCACCGGCCGGGGAAGgagaagaggaggaggaggacgctgCATCGTGCGCGTCCAGCGAGTTGAGTTGCCATTTTTTGGAGGACGATCCGATTGGGGTGGAGGAGGAAGGTGATGACGACGGTGTCGGGTTGGAAATTTTGAACGCGGACAGCGAGCCGGAAGAGGGACTGGTGCTGGACGAAGAGGAGGTTTGTGATGAGCCGAAGGCGAAGAAAGCGAAGGTTGCCCTGAAGAAGTCGGTTCCGAAGCTGGACCTTGAGGAAATTGACCGCCAGTGCAAGGAGCACAACATAAAGGTGCATCGAAAAGTTGAAGGGCCGACGCTAGACGACCTGCAAGTGCTGAAGGATTCGTATCCGGATTACTTTTACTTTGAAAAGGGCACACAAGCGCGGTACTACAAGCTTGTGTTCTACGGCGAACGGTTCCACGTGTCCAACTTCACCGAACGGTACACGTACTGGATGTGCATGCACCGGAAGAAGCGCAACTGTCCAGCGCAGATTTGCGTGCGGAACGACTACGGAGAGTTTGAGCGCCGGCACGAACACAACCACGGGGAACTGAAGGAAAAGGAGGGGAAGGCGTTCACGCCGCGCCAGGCCCTGCCGGAACTGTTCGAGATTTGCCGCAGTCGGGTGCTGCACAAAACCGCGATGAGGCGGAAGAAGATTCTGGAGCGGAAGCTGAAGGAGCTGGAGGAAGGCCCGGATACGGACGAGGAGGTGAACAGCAAGCCGGCGGCCGGGTTGAAGCGCGTTCTGAGGCAGAGCGGCGTTATGGACGGGTTGGAGGAGAGTGATGATGGCGAGAGTGACGAGTGGAACGAGTAA